The following coding sequences lie in one Fusarium poae strain DAOMC 252244 chromosome 1, whole genome shotgun sequence genomic window:
- a CDS encoding hypothetical protein (BUSCO:49585at5125), translated as MASDLKNGRRRAASNAATRPGHTRRKSRAVIQPKSSHTSDEFLQDFLDSTFDPATFLNSALPPLQQRSVPGRSGSDIAPLAELSTQAQTLISQLNAQTSRLSTTLTHLTDDILRSGSRLAYEVELLRGETLGLQETMNETLQDDIKKFVPEGLQEAIEVKNAAAAAAKEDKSAAPSTTAAATASDAANPDDPEFVKQLQTLTLVRSRLDSVIKIFGDAMEFVFPPSEISVSSGFLSVSAPEPGSAQQSSEEKGKEVLQNIRNEISDLLNKSEDPVQGIEKAAQRIEQLKELSLVWKDTAEEKGRNKFIEGLAKMVEDKHRDLMKEMEQQAIKEKGKVESRSRKGSVTRDAAVVEDTKSPGGFGLISQLHKLRGGL; from the coding sequence ATGGCTTCCGATTTGAAAAATGGTCGTCGGCGGGCAGCTAGCAACGCTGCGACCAGACCCGGGCACACAAGGCGAAAGTCTAGGGCAGTCATCCAACCAAAGTCATCACATACATCAGACGAATTCCTTCAAGACTTTCTAGACTCAACTTTTGATCCCGCAACTTTCCTCAATTCGGCTTTACCTCCACTGCAGCAGCGCTCTGTACCTGGTCGGTCGGGGTCGGATATCGCACCCCTTGCTGAGCTGTCCACTCAGGCCCAGACTCTGATCTCACAACTTAATGCCCAGACTTCACGATTGTCTACCACTCTCACACATCTCACCGATGATATCTTGAGAAGTGGGAGCCGTTTGGCTTACGAGGTGGAGTTACTCCGGGGAGAGACACTGGGTCTACAAGAGACGATGAATGAAACACTTCAAGATGACATTAAGAAGTTTGTCCCTGAAGGGTTACAAGAAGCTATCGAGGTAAAGAACGCAGCTGCAGCTGCGGCCAAGGAAGACAAGAGCGCGGCACCCTCAACGACGGCCGCTGCCACTGCCAGCGACGCAGCAAATCCGGATGATCCCGAGTTTGTCAAACAGTTACAAACGTTGACCCTCGTGCGATCACGGTTGGATTCAGTCATTAAAATATTTGGAGATGCCATGGAATTTGTCTTCCCACCTTCAGAAATCTCAGTTAGTTCCGGCTTTCTGTCAGTATCAGCGCCGGAACCCGGCTCAGCACAGCAGAGTTCTGAGGAGAAGGGCAAGGAAGTGCTGCAGAACATCCGAAATGAGATATCAGACCTTTTGAATAAATCGGAGGACCCAGTCCAAGGCATTGAGAAGGCGGCGCAGAGGATTGAGCAACTCAAGGAGCTTTCGCTGGTGTGGAAGGACACGGCAGAAGAAAAGGGCAGAAACAAGTTCATAGAAGGTCTCGCCAAGATGGTAGAGGATAAACACCGGGACTTGATGAAGGAAATGGAACAGCAAGCGATCAAGGAGAAGGGTAAAGTCGAATCACGATCGCGGAAAGGAAGCGTCACGAGAGATGCAGCAGTGGTGGAAGACACCAAGTCACCGGGTGGTTTTGGTCTAATTAGCCAATTGCACAAGCTTAGAGGAGGCCTTTGA
- a CDS encoding hypothetical protein (BUSCO:3650at5125), whose protein sequence is MSSSGSGFLGRSSSSNANMRGLVQFIADLRNARARELEEKRINKELANIRQKFKDGSLSGYHKKKYVCKLLYIYILGWNVDFGHLEAVNLISANKYSEKQIGYLAMTLFLHEKHELLHLVVNSIRKDLLDHNELFNCLALHAIANVGSREMGEALNGEVHRLLISPTSKSFVKKKAALTLLRLYRKHPDIVSPQWAERIIHLMDDSDLGVALSVTSLVMTLAQDNLEQYKGAYAKAAARLKRILIDGEYTTDYLYYKVPCPWLQIKLLRLLQYFPPSEDTHVRDMIRESLQRILNLAMETNKNVQQNNAQNAVLFEAINLIIHLDTEHGLMKQISTRLGKFIQSRETNVRYLGLEAMTHLAARAETLDPIKQHQEIILGSLKDRDISVRRKGLDLLYSMCDATNAQVIVGELLQYLQNADFAIREEMVLKIAILTEKYATDVQWYVDISLRLIAMAGDHVSDEVWQRVIQIVTNNEELQVYAAQNALQYVKGDHCHETLVKIGAYILGEFGHLVADQPRCSPIEQFMALQGKLMACSSSTRAMILSCFVKYVNLFPEIKPQLVHVFEFHSHNLDSELQQRACEYLTLVNMQTDDLLRTVCDEMPPFPERQSALLSRLHQKHANTSDRRTWVVGGKDANADARELSMGTGALKRTFSSNMPLNGKSNGQAANAAGTNGHSNGVADLAGLDLNAPTPSEPKMLKAPNLASAAHLSPGWEQGFNKLLVRSDGVLYEDGQLQIGVRSEYRGQMACLITYFKNKTPATISSFTTTLDLDENEKSNLTWDVKNLPDSTIVQGGQSQQVVMFEAKKIFEKCPTVRISYLAGALQALTLKLPVAIHKFMDPAELTAEDFFKRWKQIGGAPREAQAIFGVNGKGDRQLTESFVTKTVEGFRWRVLDMVDPNPKNVVGASVLHTSQGGKFGCLMRLEPNYGQQMIRLTVRATDDSVPAVLLKYMQERLAAGISTSAERFEPPSREQISDSFRNVMVT, encoded by the exons ATGTCGAGCTCAGGATCCGGCTTTCTTGGCCGCTCGAGTAGCAGCAATGCGAATATGCGCGGTCTGGTTCAGTTCATCGCTGACCTAAGAAATGCGAGAGCGCGCGAGCTCGAGGAGAAGCGAATCAATAAGGAGCTGGCCAATATTCGACAAAAGTTCAAGGACGGTAGCCTTAGCGGTTATCACAAGAAGAAATATGTCTGCAAGCTGTTATACATTTATATTCTGGGCTGGAATGTCGACTTCGGTCACCTTGAAGCCGTTAACCTGATCTCAGCCAACAAATATTCCGAGAAACAGATTGGATATCTGGCCATGACGCTGTTCCTTCACGAGAAGCACGAGCTCTTGCATCTCGTTGTCAACAGCATTCGCAAAGATCTTCTCGACCACAATGAGCTTTTCaattgccttgccttgcacGCGATTGCGAACGTAGGAAGTCGAGAAATGGGTGAAGCTCTTAATGGGGAGGTTCACAGGCTTCTGATTTCTCC GACCTCCAAATCGttcgtcaagaagaaggcggcTTTGACTCTCCTTCGACTATACCGCAAGCACCCAGATATTGTGTCACCGCAATGGGCTGAGCGCATTATTCATCTAATGGACGACTCTGACCTAGGTGTCGCACTTTCAGTAACATCTCTTGTCATGACTTTGGCCCAAGACAATCTAGAGCAATACAAGGGAGCGTATGCTAAAGCGGCAGCCCGTCTGAAGCGAATCCTTATTGATGGCGAGTATACAACGGACTATCTATATTACAAGGTCCCATGCCCCTGGTTACAGATCAAGTTGCTTCGACTTCTGCAATACTTTCCGCCTTCAG AGGACACCCATGTTCGAGACATGATTCGCGAATCCTTGCAAAGAATTCTCAACCTGGCCATGGAAACTAACAAGAACGTCCAACAGAACAATGCCCAGAACGCCGTGCTCTTTGAAGCTATCAATTTGATCATTCACCTGGACACCGAGCATGGCCTGATGAAGCAAATTTCAACGCGACTGGGCAAGTTTATCCAGAGTCGAGAGACAAACGTCagatatttgggtctggagGCTATGACACATCTCGCTGCGCGTGCCGAAACACTTGATCCTATCAAGCAACACCAAGAGATAATTCTTGGCTCACTCAAGGACCGAGATATCAGTGTTCGGCGCAAAGGTTTGGACTTGCTATACAGCATGTGCGATGCGACAAACGCTCAAGTGATTGTCGGTGAGCTCCTGCAGTATCTACAGAATGCCGACTTTGCTATCCGAGAAGAAATGGTCCTTAAGATCGCCATTCTTACGGAGAAGTATGCCACTGATGTGCAGTGGTATGTTGACATCTCTTTACGACTTATCGCCATGGCTGGAGATCATGTCAGCGATGAAGTCTGGCAGCGAGTTATCCAGATCGTGACAAATAACGAGGAACTGCAAGTTTATGCAGCCCAGAATGCGCTGCAGTATGTCAAGGGCGACCACTGTCACGAAACCCTTGTCAAAATCGGTGCCTATATTcttggagaatttggccATCTGGTAGCCGACCAACCTCGTTGCAGTCCTATTGAACAGTTTATGGCTCTCCAAGGCAAGCTGATGGCATGCTCCTCGAGCACTCGCGCGATGATTCTGTCATGTTTCGTCAAATATGTCAACCTGTTTCCCGAAATCAAGCCCCAGCTCGTTCATGTTTTTGAATTTCACAGCCACAATTTGGATTCGGAGCTTCAGCAGAGAGCCTGCGAGTACCTGACACTTGTGAACATGCAAACGGATGACCTTTTGCGAACAGTCTGCGACGAAATGCCGCCTTTCCCTGAAAGACAGTCTGCACTCCTTTCCAGGTTGCACCAGAAGCATGCCAACACAAGCGATCGAAGAACTTGGGTCGTGGGAGGAAAGGACGCCAATGCTGATGCCAGAGAACTTAGCATGGGAACCGGAGCACTCAAGAGGACTTTCAGTTCCAACATGCCACTGAACGGTAAATCGAACGGCCAGGCTGCGAATGCAGCTGGTACGAACGGCCACAGTAATGGCGTTGCCGATCTGGCTGGCCTCGACCTCAACGCACCCACACCATCCGAGCCAAAGATGCTCAAGGCCCCTAACTTGGCCAGCGCAGCTCATTTGTCACCAGGGTGGGAACAAGGGTTCAACAAACTGCTGGTTCGGTCGGACGGTGTGCTCTACGAGGACGGCCAGCTGCAGATTGGTGTTCGATCCGAGTACCGTGGCCAAATGGCTTGCTTGATCACTTacttcaagaacaagacaccaGCAACAATAAGTTCTTTTACAACAACCTTGGACTTGGATGAGAACGAGAAGAGTAACCTCACATGGGACGTCAAAAACCTTCCCGACAGCACCATCGTACAGGGTGGGCAGTCTCAGCAAGTTGTCATGTTCGAGGCAAAGAAGATATTTGAGAAGTGCCCTACTGTACGCATCAGCTACCTGGCTGGTGCCCTACAAGCACTGACTTTGAAGCTTCCCGTGGCGATACACAAGTTTATGGATCCGGCAGAGCTTACTGCCGAGGACTTTTTCAAGAGGTGGAAGCAGATTGGTGGTGCACCTCGTGAGGCACAGGCCATCTTTGGAGTCAATGGCAAGGGTGATAGACAACTGACAGAGAGCTTCGTCACCAAGACGGTAGAAGGATTCAGATGGCGCGTGCTAGATATGGTGGACCCCAACCCAAAGAATGTCGTTGGTGCGAGTGTGCTTCACACATCCCAAGGAGGCAAATTTGGCTGTCTGATGAGACTGGAGCCAAACTATGGACAACAG ATGATCCGATTGACCGTTCGTGCCACGGATGATTCTGTCCCGGCCGTGCTGTTGAAGTACATGCAAGAGCGACTCGCTGCAGGCATCTCGACATCGGCGGAACGATTTGAGCCACCTTCACGGGAACAGATTTCAGACTCTTTCCGTAATGTGATGGTGACCTAG
- a CDS encoding hypothetical protein (BUSCO:47915at5125), which translates to MYSLNTEAQLSSHKSPPHLHPAIADAAGMSNHDTDIASYHRLISASRACNDQHDNLTEDKRLPNMSIIQQHTSATLSDAWRTINIDALEEDSSVNFDTSTLHPPQPEIDEAEVRQLSGQIRQLLRGGDAEGALRGSLETPVYNGTDAAKDAHLHTIIEVLQSIKASDMSPLLKSIYGSDGGSELLDVLMKYIYKGMATAHPGAASRSPNKITPQSTGGFSQIGGRPGGANESATAAMSVLLSWHEKVVEVAGLGCVGRTMTDWRRV; encoded by the exons ATGTATTCGCTTAACACAGAAGCTCAGCTATCAAGCCACAAATCACCGCCTCATCTCCACCCCGCCATCGCTGACGCAGCTGGGATGTCCAACCACGACACCGATATAGCTTCCTACCACAGGCTCATTTCAGCATCACGAGCTTGCAACGACCAGCACGACAACCTAACGGAAGATAAAAGGTTGCCCAACATGTCAATCATCCAACAACATACGAGCGCCACCCTGAGCGATGCTTGGCGCACCATTAACATTGACGCACTGGAGGAGGATTCCAGCGTCAACTTCGACACCTCTACCCTCCACCCCCCACAGCCCGAGATCGACGAGGCGGAAGTACGACAGCTTTCTGGACAGATCAGACAGCTACTGCGAGGAGGCGATGCTGAGGGAGCTTTGAGGGGAAGTCTGGAGACCCCCGTCTACAATGGAACAGATGCTGCCAAG GATGCGCATTTGCACACCATTATTGAGGTTCTTCAATCGATCAAGGCGAGCGATATGTCTCCCCTGCTGAAGAGTATCTACGGATCCGATGGAGGTTCCGAGTTGTTGGACGTTTTGATGAAGTATAT TTACAAGGGAATGGCCACAGCTCATCCCGGAGCAGCTTCGCGATCGCCAAACAAGATTACACCACAGTCGACAGGAGGCTTTAGCCAGATTGGAGGACGACCTGGTGGCGCGAACGAATCCGCAACCGCAGCCATGAGTGTGCTTCTGAGTTGGCACGAAAAGGTAGTTGAGGTCGCCGGCCTTGGATGCGTCGGCCGAACAATGACGGACTGGCGCAGGGTTTAG
- a CDS encoding hypothetical protein (BUSCO:23017at5125), whose protein sequence is MAANDAAAPANMGGRSDRRSPPPASHSKRDRKRQALMEQLSNMTDKFHRERDMTYRDQLQKIQFDINLVQRFDPYDPKILNVIGKLQQEHTNTQGPPVNAEDARSLLDMAGIRFSDFIAEVEDLVEIRDFQLTQSKNEYERRLREYENTFAYKVETARREHKALTSTLRDRLINTLTHKKNRLNREKEVLEINDSNALLLNPNQFSLTNPASPGGPHGKRATRLRKDADDLQMYSDNKKRKRNANDDDGSPVPTRRALDNHNTTPLWQSEKARAAAKQNGPVYSIDKLFTDKELSLNYNTAALAAHQYILRNRVNNGGGSPEDSDSGQGDANGDQDVDSLPSAPAMERSVSHATRSNRGGAAHNFLDSNILGVEGVANFEVNNLDILHSQEPPKMPPPVPQQYLKPYPRTADQNFPVPLSNDDIISDLSVMGYFKQYDAAHKPGAHLDNPAGMRKVLAAVAVPYQNSQYVAFTSAPREDPEHVRDSLGLPAISSLRDQPSPANAAAAPSVAALSSAAVPMSRQSSAGGVAMSRQGSSNTRGKGRK, encoded by the exons ATGGCCGCCAACGACGCAGCGGCCCCTGCTAATATGGGCGGACGATCCGACCGACGTTCTCCCCCTCCTGCTTCTCACTCCAAGCGAGATCGCAAGAGGCAAGCTCTTATGGAACAGCTTTCTAACATGACCGACAAGTTCCATAGGGAGCGGGATATGACATACCGCGACCAGCTGCAGAAGATCCAATTCGACATTAATCTTGTCCAGCGCTTCGATCCCTACGATCCTAAGATTCTCAATGTGATCGGCAAGCTTCAGCAAGAACATACCAATACCCAAGGCCCTCCGGTCAACGCCGAGGATGCCAGAAGTCTGCTAGACATGGCTGGCATTCGGTTTTCTGATTTTATCGCCGAGGTTGAAGATCTCGTAGAAATTCGTGACTTTCAACTGACACAGTCCAAG AACGAGTACGAGCGACGACTTCGAGAGTACGAAAACACTTTTGCTTACAAGGTCGAAACCGCGAGGCGCGAGCACAAGGCTCTTACGAGCACTCTTCGCGATCGGCTGATTAACACCCTTACCCACAAGAAGAATCGACTTAACCGCGAGAAGGAAGTGTTGGAGATCAACGACTCCAACGCCTTGTTACTCAACCCAAATCAGTTCAGTTTGACCAACCCTGCGAGTCCAGGCGGTCCCCATGGCAAGCGAGCCACACGTCTGCGCAAAGACGCCGACGATTTGCAGATGTACTCAGACAATAAGAAACGAAAACGAAACGccaacgacgacgacggcTCGCCTGTCCCAACCCGACGTGCTCTTGACAACCACAACACCACTCCTCTTTGGCAGTCTGAGAAGGCTCGCGCTGCTGCCAAGCAGAATGGTCCTGTTTACAGCATTGACAAGTTGTTTACAGATAAGGAGCTATCGCTTAACTACAACACAGCTGCTCTCGCTGCGCATCAATACATTCTTCGCAACCGTGTGAACAACGGCGGCGGGTCACCGGAGGACAGTGACTCTGGCCAGGGTGATGCCAACGGCGACCAGGACGTTGATTCTCTGCCCTCCGCCCCTGCAATGGAGCGCTCGGTCTCTCATGCCACACGCAGCAACCGTGGCGGCGCTGCCCATAACTTCCTCGACAGTAACATTCTCGGTGTTGAAGGCGTCGCCAACTTTGAAGTCAACAACCTGGACATTTTGCACTCTCAGGAGCCACCCAAGATGCCTCCTCCCGTACCTCAACAGTACCTCAAGCCTTACCCTCGTACCGCCGACCAGAACTTTCCTGTTCCTCTGTCCAATGACGACATTATCTCCGATCTGTCGGTCATGGGCTACTTCAAGCAGTACGACGCTGCACACAAGCCTGGGGCTCATCTGGACAACCCAGCTGGAATGCGTAAGGTCCTTGCAGCTGTGGCGGTCCCTTACCAGAACTCCCAATACGTGGCTTTCACCAGCGCTCCTCGAGAAGACCCAGAGCACGTCCGCGATTCCCTTGGCCTGCCTGCCATCAGCAGCCTGAGAgaccagcccagcccagcgaACGCTGCTGCGGCCCCTTCAGTGGCAGCCCTGTCAAGTGCTGCAGTGCCCATGAGTCGCCAGAGTAGTGCCGGCGGCGTGGCCATGAGCCGTCAGGGAAGCAGCAACACCCGTGGCAAAGGACGCAAGTAA
- a CDS encoding hypothetical protein (BUSCO:46819at5125) yields the protein MSESQKEMKIDPSRAQALASQLNSVKERLAAVANGRNVRLVAVSKLKPANDILALHQGPTSHTHFGENYAQELTQKAALLPKTVQWHFIGGLQSNHCKSIGKIPNLFCVSSIDTSKKAQLLNTTRANLLSSEPDVPKIGVHVQVNTSGEENKSGCAPGEDTISLCREIIDTCPNLRLLGLMTIGAIARSKAATSETDNEDFVSLKEQRDLVAKELGLDSESLELSMGMSEDFEGAVRLGSSEVRVGSTIFGQRPAKADAKLTE from the exons ATGAGTGAATCTCAGAAAGAAATGAAGATCGATCCATCTAGGGCGCAGGCTCTTGCCTCTCAGCTCAACTCTGTCAAAGAGCGTCTTGCTGCTGTAGCAAATGGTCGAAAT GTCCGACTTGTAGCTGTATCAAAGCTCAAGCCTGCGAATGATATCCTGGCCCTTCACCAGGGTCCTACTTCCCATACTCACTTCGGCGAGAATTATGCCCAAGAGCTGACTCAGAAAGCCGCTCTTCTTCCAAAGACCGTCCAGTGGCACTTTATCGGTGGTCTTCAGTCGA ATCACTGTAAATCTATTGGAAAGATCCCCAATCTCTTTTGCGTCTCAAGTATAGACACCTCCAAAAAGGCTCAACTCCTCAACACTACTCGCGCCAACCTTCTCTCTTCGGAGCCCGATGTTCCCAAAATCGGTGTTCACGTCCAGGTAAACACATCCGGCGAGGAGAACAAGTCTGGCTGCGCTCCCGGTGAAGATACCATCTCTCTGTGCCGCGAAATCATCGACACATGTCCCAATCTACGTCTACTTGGCCTCATGACCATCGGCGCAATTGCTCGCAGCAAGGCCGCCACCTCTGAAACTGACAACGAGGACTTTGTCTCTCTTAAGGAGCAGCGAGATCTAGTGGCCAAGGAACTTGGTCTGGATTCAGAAAGTCTGGAGTTGAGCATGGGTATGAGTGAGGATTTTGAAGGTGCTGTGCGATTGGGAAGCAGTGAAGTTCGTGTTGGGAGCACGATCTTTGGACAACGGCCTGCTAAGGCTGATGCCAAGTTGACAGAGTAG
- a CDS encoding hypothetical protein (BUSCO:32371at5125) gives MASTALSRPTNICRPITNQRFYAVQAAGAPRFQVFNRRTKWLQKERAGMNAEESRETDYLKDEVAIRLSERLLDIKRHFPRVLDLGANSCNIARALVRENPDPGSNAPQSPPLSTRIDELVAADSSYSLLHRDADHEFNKKLNITRKVVDDEETIPFEPNSFDLVLSSLSLHWINDLPGILTQINNVLKPDAPFIGAMLGGDTLFELRTSLQLAESERRGGMSPRVSPLADVKDLGGLLQKAGFKMLTVDIDDIIVDYPDMFTLMQDLQAMGEGNAVIGREMGPIQRDVLLAANAIYKELHGNPDGTIPATFRVLYMIGWREGENQPRPLPRGSGDINLKDVLEQK, from the exons ATGGCTTCTACA GCTTTGTCGCGACCAACCAATATCTGCCGTCCCATCACAAACCAACGTTTCTATGCTGTTCAAGCTGCTGGAGCTCCTCGTTTCCAGGTCTTCAATCGCCGCACAAAATGGTTACAGAAAGAGCGTGCGGGTATGAATGCGGAGGAAAGCCGTGAAACTGATTATCTCAAAGACGAGGTTGCCATTCGGTTGTCAGAGCGACTTCTC GATATCAAACGACACTTCCCTCGAGTACTGGATCTCGGTGCAAACTCTTGCAATATCGCACGAGCGTTGGTTCGCGAGAATCCTGATCCTGGTTCCAATGCGCCCCAGTCACCACCATTGTCGACACGTATTGACGAGTTGGTTGCTGCCGATTCTTCTTATTCGCTCTTGCACCGAGATGCCGATCATGAGTTTAACAAGAAGCTTAACATTACTCGAAAAGTAGTGGACGATGAAGAGACAATTCCCTTTGAACCTAATTCTTTTGACTTGGTCCTGAGTTCATTAAGTCTTCATTGGATTAACGACCTACCTGGTATTCTCACTCAAATCAACAACGTTCTCAAGCCCGATGCACCTTTCATCGGAGCCATGCTTGGAGGCGACACGCTCTTTGAATTGAGGACGTCACTACAGCTAGCAGAATCAGAAAGACGAGGCGGCATGTCTCCTCGAGTTTCTCCTTTGGCTGATGTCAAGGATCTTGGCGGTCTGCTTCAGAAAGCCGGCTTCAAGATGCTGACTGTCGATATCGATGATATCATTGTTGACTATCCTGATATGTTCACTCTGATGCAGGATCTACAGGCGATGGGAGAGGGTAACGCGGTTATTGGAAGAGAGATGGGCCCGATTCAGCGAGATGTTCTTCTCGCTGCTAATGCCATCTACAAAGAACTTCACGGTAATCCGGATGGAACTATTCCTGCCACTTTCCGAGTTCTCTACATGATCGGATGGCGAGAGGGCGAGAACCAACCCCGGCCTCTGCCGAGGGGTAGTGGTGATATAAACTTGAAGGATGTTTTGGAGCAAAAATAG